In the genome of Panulirus ornatus isolate Po-2019 chromosome 43, ASM3632096v1, whole genome shotgun sequence, the window GGAAATAAATAGCAAGCTGTCATAACCTACataagccaaaactagaacatgcttcttaAGTCTGGTCACCATACCTAAAGTAGAgcacagagctaatagagaaagtctaGAGGATGACAACAAagacggtaccagaattaagatggCATAATCACAGAGAAAAGTTACaggctttaaatctgcccaccctggaagaaagaagactgacctgatcacaacctttaattaTCTAAAAACAGATTGATTGACAGGAAcgaatgaaaagttctttgagagATACAGTGACAGAGAAACTCGAGGACATAGTAAGAAATCAAGCAAGAAGCTCATCAAAAAAAGGTGTAAAGAAGTCCTTTTAGAGTATAGCAGTAGTGGCTGAATGGAACAGAACAAGCGATGACATTGTTAATGGAagcaccatacataaatctaagaagttgtatgacagtaaagaatattcaagagatgggctgTGTGAATGTAAAACAACCTCCAAAACAGTataatgatagtaaagaatgttcaaaagatggggccccttGATTGAGTATAACAGTGGTGGCTGAATGGAACAGAACAAGCGATGACAATGTTAATGGAAgcaccatacataaatcaaagttgtatgacagtaaagaatattcaagagatgggctcTGTGAATGTAAAACAACCTCCAAAACAGTataatgatagtaaagaatgttcaagatatggggtcCCTTGATTGAGTATAACAGTGGTGGCTGAATGGAACAGAACAAGCAATGACATTGTTAATGGAAGCACCATACAcaaatctaagaagttgtatgacagtaaagaatattcaagagatgggctcTGTGAATGTAAAACAACCTCCAAAACAGTataatgatagtaaagaatgttcaagagatggggccccttgaTTGAGTATAACAGTGGTGGCTGAATGGAACAGAACAAGCGACGACATTATTAATGGAagcaccatacataaatctaagaagttgtataacagtaaagaatattcaagagatggggccccttgaTTGAGTATAACAGTGGTGGCTGAATGGAACACAGCAAGCGATGACATTGTTAATGGAagcaccatacataaatctaagaagttgtatgacagtaaagaatattcaagagatgggctcTGTGAATGTAAAACAACCTCCAAAACAGTataatgatagtaaagaatgttcaagagatggggccccttgattgtaaccccccccccaacaacaacaacaacaacaatacaaataaataattacTTAAGCTCTGATTTTCTCTCTCCACATAAAATACCAAATAATGAAAGTTCAATTTGTTTAGAATATTGAATCACTTAACATAACAATACTGCTTATATTTCTGGTGACAGAAAAATCAttcgttcattcattcatatacatcAAGTTTTTCCTGTATGTAAATAACAAATGTGTAGCGTGCTTATTAAAGGGGTACCAAATCATGCCTGCAAAGGAACAATGAAGTACACATTGTGCTAAGGTGTATATCTATACTATAAAAAGGTAGTCCTGTCTTCTGTTTGTGGACACGCAAAGGAAGTTTGCACGTGAATGATGCCTAACCCTCACACACAACTGTCAAAATTTCATCCATTCCCTTGTCAGGATAGAAAATGCTGGTAGATAGGATGACATATTTTCTGGAAACCATTATACTCTATTACATACTACAGAAAGCCAGTCCTATCTGTTTTCTGTCAGCAAACATGCCAAGGAAACTGCAAGATGCATGATGACAACCCTATGCAAAGTTGCCAttacaataattcatccatttccttggcaaaATTGAAAATGCTGGTCGGTGTGATACATTTTCAAGAAAACATGTTAGTGCTGAGTGGAAAGGTTGTGccggcaatatgggaggtatgaTGGGGAAAAAATAGCAGGTCTGGTGAGTAAGTAGATGTACCAGTGAACAATGCCCTCCACAGGACCTAGCAGATGGGAGCTCGAATCTGCTAGTACAGGTGAAATCATACCTGTAAAAAGAACCAGTTATCATACACTGGCAGTACACCTACCTCAATGGGGTCCATTCAAAGCCCTTCAACACCAATGagctcaatgaacatacttggtattacaatAACATCCACTCTACCTAGgataccccacattacagaaatagataAGCTTTCCTCGAAGAAACTTGGAATCTTGTTTAGatgtaaatgtttttttcttctaaacagttgctcacAAGGCAAAGTGAGCCCAGCTGGCTAAACGCTGTGGGGTACCAATGCCGTTCATGCCATGCTGCCCACTGCATCAGTTCCCTAGTTGCATTTAAATAATATGGACGCATCATTTGCCACTCATATATTTCTATGATCCTACCCACTTCAGTTAATCACCACTATGCCTAAgcatccatcaacaactacaaaTGAGCCTATTCAAGATATAGAGGTCTCTTAACTAAGCCTGCTGTGAAGGATTTGCattaaatgatatgaaaaatTCTCTATTTAATAAATATAccatttgaaggtatagtagtcccaacaatgttacatggatacaaggcatggactatagatgaggatgtgcataCAAGGGtggatgaattgaaaatgaaaagatggaAGACACAATGGGAAGTGaggtacatacattcttcatcactcccagatgCTTTGCTCCCCTTGACTCACTTTCTATCTTTCCCCTAAAAGAAagtacagagaaggaggccaagtgagggtattcccttaaaggcttagtcctctgttcttaacgtcaccttgctaatgagggaaatggcgaatatgcatgaagaaaaaaaaaaaaaaaaacttgacgcATGTCTGAATCAGGCACGTTTATTACTCATACTGGTACACCAAGTCACCTAGTGTGAACATGAAGCTTGTCCCTCCATAGCGAAGTAGCCAAGTCTGACGATTCGGTGGTGTACTGAAGGAGGTTGCGATCACATTCGTTAGAAGCAAAGTAAGTTTTTGCCTGTATCTTACCTGTAAAGCTGTGAATGACATAATGATGTGAAGCATTGTCTGTTCAGAGGATGAAAGACTGTAGTGCATAGCCTTGAAAGGGAAGATGTGGTTCTTGAAAAGAATACGTATGACCCTGAATTGGAAAATGCTACCATTTCCCCATTCAAGGCCATATAACCATACTTATTTCCCACAAACAGGGcctgttttcttgtttttgtaaTTAGTGCCAGCTTATGTgctctgtgcctgtgtgtgttaaCAATGCATGAATAGTATAATGTAGCATACATAGTGCATTATAAATCAGCCCTTTGGGTCACCAGGCCAGGAAAAGATTGTATTCAGGGTTGCAATCAAAAATATCTGGTAAACACTGAATCAAAGGAAAGGACTAACACACATACAGAATCTATAGACAAAAGTGGGCAAGGAGGCACAGAATGAGCAATTTCAGCAGCTGATTAACACAAAATGAGCATGAGGACTGATGTACAGGGACAAAGACCAGGGATCATAGTAACAGAGGTATGCAGGAAATTAAGTTAAACTGTACAAAGAATAATATGttctaaaagggcaaatgagagttggggtgagagagtatcattaaattttagggagaataaaaagatgttctggaaggaggtaaataaagtgcgtaagacaagggagcaaatgggaacttcagtgaagggcgcaaatggggaggtgataacaagtagtggtgatgtgagaaggagatggagtgagtattttgaaggtttgttgaatgtgtttgatgatagagtggcagatatagggtgttttggtcgaggtggtgtgcaaagtgagagggttagggaaaatgagttggtaaacagagaagaggtagtaaaagctttgcggaagatgaaagccggcaaggcagcaggtttggatggtattgcagtggaatttattaaaaaagggggtgactgtattgttgactggttggtaaggttatttaatgtatgtatgactcatggtgaggtgcctgaggattggcggaatgcgtgcatagtgccattgtacaaaggcaaaggggataagagtgagtgctcaaattagaggtataagtttgttgagtattcctggtaaattatatgggagggtattgattgagagggtgaaggcatgtacagagcatcagattggggaagagcagtgtggtttcagaagtggtagaggatgtgtggatcaggtgtttgctttgaagaatgtatgtgagaaatacttagaaaagcaaatggatttgtatgtagcatttatggatctggagaaggcataagatagagttgatagagatgctctgtggaaggtattaagaatatatggtgtgggaggcacgttgttagaagaagtgaaaagtttttatcgaggatgtaaggcatgtgtacgtgtaggaagagaggaaagtgattggttctcagtgaatgtaggtttgcggcaggggtgtgtgatgtctccatggttgtttaatttgtttatggatggggttgttagggaggtgaatgcaagagttttggaaagaggggcaagtatgaagtctgttggggatgagagagcttgggaagtgagtcagttgttgttcactgatgatacagcgctggtggctgattcatgtgagaaactgcagaagctggtgactgagtttggtaaagtgtgtgaaagaagaaagttaagagtaaatgtgaataagagcaaggttattaggtacagtagggttgagggtcaagtcaattgggaggtgagtttgaatagagaaaaactggaggaagtaaagtgttttagatatctgggagtatatctggcagcggatggaaccatggaagcagaagtggatcataggatgggggagggggcgaaaattctgggagccttgaagaatgtgtggaagtcgagaacattatctcggaaagcaaaaaatgggtatgtttgaaggaatagtggttccaacaatgttgtatggttgcgaggcgtgggctatggatagagtggtgcgcaggaggatggatgtgctggaaatgagatgtttgaggacaatgtgtggtgtgaggtggtttgatcgagtaagtaacgtaagggtaagagagatgtgtggaaataaaaagagcgtggttgagagagcagaagagggtgttttgaaatggtttgggcacatggagagaatgagtgaggaaagattgaccaagaggatatatgtgtcggaggtggagggaatgagaagagggagaccaaattggaggtggaaagatggagtgaaaaagattttgtgtgatcggggcctgatcatgcaggagggtgaaaggagggcaaggaatagagtgaattggagcgatgtggtataccggggttgacgtgctgtcagtggattgaatcagggcatgtgaagcgtctggggtaaaccatggaaagctgtgtaggtatgtatatttgcgtgtgtggacgtatgtatatacatgtgtatgggggtgggttgggccatttctttcgtctgtttccttgcgctacctcgcaaacacgggagacagcggcaaaatgaaaaaaaaaaaaaaaaaaaaaaaaaattgagatggaGCAATCATGGAGGTTTATAGATCAGTTGATGATGGGTTTCTGACCATGCTTATCaactaagagagaaagagagagagagagagagagagagagagagagagagagagagagagagagagagagaatttcattaAAGTCAGAGactaggaaagaaagaagaaatattcaAAAGATTATGCAAGGCTATAGAACTGCCAGATACATTTCtaggataaaagaaagaagaaaaactggtgGACATAATCAAGACATAAGGGAGTGACCAGTTATGGTTTCATTTGCTTTGGAGTCGTCTAGACAGGAAGTACTTGGGAAAGCTAAGAATACTTAAGAAAAGTGGAATTCAGCGAAATAATCGTCAAACATAATAAACCAAAGGAAGaataggagaaaagaaaaagatacagccAGAAGACAAAAATGATGCTTGAGGATGGAGCTAACACACCTGCATTCTTAGAAAGCAGGCATGTTAGGATATGGTAAAGTCAGACTGAAAAAAGTGATCACATAATGCTCAAGTTTGGCTGTATGGTAAATGCAGACATTAAAAGGTCAGAGGTGAAACAACACATAAAGAGATATAATTGAGGAAAACACACATGGTAAAAAGATTGTGAAGTGAAGTTCAGTGGTTTTTTATCTTTTtggttttcaacttttctatttcTGTCCTCCCCCTTTTCACACACCGTGGTTATAACCACTTAAAACATAAAGATAATCTACACACTACTATTACAATATCTAACAAGCACTACTCAACCCACTCAAAGACCTCACATCTTATTCACTATCATATTCTTCCTTGCAAGAAACATATCCATAAGTCTTGTCTTTCCTGACTTCACTGTAACTACACCACCAGTACCTCAACATTCTCAATTTGTTAATGGTAGGTTAAggttaagggtcgtaacaccaAATATCAGTATCATTCCTCCTTACAATTCACAGAAATAAAAATCctaaaaacttttccataaaagaCTAAATTCCTACCTCCATATCATGAGCACCAGCAGCCTGAGGTCCCCACTCGAACCCATCATTCAGTTCCCATCCAGGTGCTAAATCATCCAGGTCCTCCCGTTCTGTATCTTCATGTACCATAATTTTTGCTTTACACAAGGGGATACTTGAATCTGCAGTCTTGCTCACTGGATTCCCAGAAGAACACTTTTTGAGGCGCTCATGCAATGGTCTGGGTGAGTGACCATCTGAGACTAAGGCTGGAACACCAGGATGCAGAGGCTGAGAACTAGTAGTCTGAGCATGAACAGCTCCCAGGAGTTCATCAGCCTCTTGGTCCACCTCCAACCGCAATTCAGTGCAAACTCCTGGAGCATCTACATTTGCACTGAGAGTGACATTCCTatatgaaagaggcaaaaaaatTTACTGAATTATCACTGTATGatgttttttctgtctttttgagCATATTTCATATTACAAGTTAGTTCAAAAATTACATCTGACAAATACATTTCTGCAGTGCACTAGTGCAATAAGCCACATAAAAAAGTTTACAAGTGATAAATAAATTTCAAACACCAAAACACAGAGATTTCGGAAATAAACATGAATGTAACATAAACATATGGTCTTATGAGTAATGTGTTAATTAGTAACAGCATATAATTTCCATACCTTTTCTGAATGTCATCAGAGTGCAGGTTCTGCTGATTGCTTAACAGAGAATTTTCAGACCAAATCTGTTCTTTTCTACTGTTTCCTGATTTTTCCACACTATCTATGTGCTTCCATGGGCCTAATTCGTTTAATGCAGACATCAAGTGACAATTATCATGGAATTTACCAGGTATATGAGTTGTTGGGTTGGTAATAATGTACATGTTGGCCCTGCTTGTGTCAAGGTCTGATTCTTCAGTGGCACATGCAGTTAAGCCAGTCCAGAGAGCATGAAGACTAGGCATGGTTGCAGGGATGGTTGGAGAGGATGGGGAACTGCTTTGATGCCAGAGTGACGCTAGAGACGTAGGGATAACAACAGCCTCTGACTTCCGACTAATATTTGACTCATCAGGAGGAGGTTCAAAGTGTCCTTCACTGCTCCATCCTGTGGctccttccccttctctttcAAGCCAAGCACCTCCTGGAATTCCTCCACCCTCTAGTTCACCTAAGTGAGGCCAACCATCTTCCCTATCTTGTTCCACCTGAATCTGCCAAATGTTTCTTGAGTATGTTGGTTCTGAGGGTTGAAGTCCACTCTTCCATATGCTTGCCAAATTACTGCTGTCTGGAAAATCTTGCTGTTGAAATTCAAAAACATCtggttcttgttcttcttccttaCATACAAAACGGTCTGTAAGACATAGCTTTCCATATGGAGCCAACTTCTCCACATTAATACGTAAAGATTGTAACCCCCCTGTCAAACTTTCCTCTTCAGTCTGACAAAATTTTTCATTGTTAACAACTTTGAACTTTGGGATCAATGCAATGGCTGTATAACTTTCATGAGCAGcaacctctttttcttcttccacttgTATCACCTTGGGAGCTGGTTCCTTGTACACCATATACTTTTTAGGTGACCCTTCTAAAAGGTCACTTTCAAGAAACAATGCCCCACTACTTGTACGCTGGAATGGCAAATCGGGACGTTCAGAATTCACAATGAACATAGTGCCATCCTCATAGTGATCATCTGCCATGCTTCCTATACTGTCTTGGCGAATAGGTCTAAAGTGTGTACGTGGAGATGTTAATaaattctcctcctcctgggcTGGAGGAAGTGCATCAATATTCTCAAAAACTCCAATATGACTTGCACTATTACTTCCTGAACTTAAGAGCAAACTTTCAGGAAGTTGCTCCAGGGATGGAATCGGTTCTACACTTTTACCACGAGGAATGACCATTGAAAAACCACTATTTTCTGTATGGCGAAGGTCAGCTTGGGGACCACGAGGTCCAGATGGCATTTGTTTTACGGCTGAAGTGTCCGGAGCAGCCTCTTCTTGAGACTCATAGCTCTTACAAACATCTTCTACAAGGGCCATCATTTTCTCATGCTCTGAATCTGTATGACTATCATGTACTACTTCTTCAAAACTATTGTTTTCTGAAACATAATCTAAATTACTATTACTTATACTAAGTTCTGCAAAAACACTTTCAAGACCTAGTGTACTTTCCCATAAATTTTCAATTCCCATTTGCAAGAATGACTCACATAATTTGTTCTCTAATTCTTCTGTGGTGTGgcattttccttcctcttctttataAGATTCCAAAGAATTACCGATCTGGTCATCCATGCAGAGAGGAAGTGTACCCTCATTAGCAGAAATATCATTAGCATTGCAGTCTGACCATATGGACTTCTCTAAGCTGTTATGCAAATGAAGAAGGGTATTTGCATCTTTAAGAGAGTTTTCTTTCAAGTTATCATGAGGACTTCGACTCGAAATGCTGCACAAGAGAGCAGCCTCTTCTGTTATGGGATTAAAAGCACGCCATGTGTGATTTTGATGCCATCCATCATTAGTGGGTATCACAGGCTCCTGGATGACTTTGTTGCCATGGCTATGCTCTATGGAGATAGAATCATGATTCTCATGCTGCTCTGGAATATTAAAGCCCCAAATAGTGGTATACAGAGCCATTTCCTCAACAGCTGGAGGATCCCATACATGTTCCCCTCGACCATAGCAAAGAGGTTCCCCTGCCTGACCCCATACCTGAGCCACTGTGTCTGAGATTTTCCGCTCCAACTGCCTCACACTTTCAGCCTCCTGGGTCTCAACATCGCTACTGGAACCACTTGTGCCACCAGAGGTGCTCCCACGTTCAAAAAGTcggctacctcctcctccctgcaaaCTATTGCCCTCATTGTCACTAGCTCCTAGGAGTAAATCTCCCATACATTCCCACTCCTCTTGGCTCATCTTTTCCTTTTCTAAACCCAAAGACCCTGAGGTCTTACCAAGCTTGTCATCTCTGGACTTCTCTAAATCATCACTTTTATCCCGGTCTTCAGAGCTTTCACGTGAGCTGGTATCACCTATGTATCCTTCTCCAATATCCTCATCTAACAGAGGACCCATAAATTTTTTACGTCGTCTCTCTACACCTCTTTCAGGCTCTGAGGCACTGTCAGTGTCATAGCTTTCATTCAGCTTTGCTTCTTTATGTTTTAGGGCGGCATGCCATGTAAATGAAACATGATGTCGTCGGGACCCTTCATGACTAACAATCCCATCAAATTTTGcttctatttcctttttctccttttcacggCACTTCTTACGGTGGGTTCGAGGCATCTTGGTGGAATTGGTTTGGATGGCTTCGTTATGTGCGAAAATTGAGGACTTCTGGCCCTCCCAGACACATGAACAGAGAGCATCTCCTGACTTCCATGGTTTTGCACAAAAGCAGTTTTCCTTGGAAGACCCACTTAGAGGTGGAAAGGCTGCATAGTATCTGAAGAAAAAGCAATCTGCCTAAATAATAAGCAACAAGAAATGAGCTTAAAGCACATGAATTAAGTAAAGGATTAAGACACGATAATTATGACAATATACAGTATGCAAAGAATACATGATCTAAACTTAATTCATACCATAAGTGAAATTCACACAAGAGCTACAGTGAgtgtcatgaaaatatatattctcacacTCCATGCTAATCAACGAAGCTTGCCATTTCCCATCTTTCTCCTTTTTGTCTTATACAGATTACTTACTTCATTTGCAGATGCAACCCTAATTCTGTTCACACATATACCTATTTCTCTAATAACAGATTGCAAAACTGAAGAGGCAATTACTCCAAAATGAAGGTCTTCAAGAAAATATCTCGACAATCCAGCTAAGTTTTCTAACTCTTAAATGCATAGAGTACTTAATATGGCATGGGAGACTATGCACAAATCAATCTACAATAGTTTATGGATATATGAAAAACCTTTCTAAAATACCTCAAAACACCTTAATAAACTCTAGAAATCGTGATTATGAAAGCATTAGTCTTACTTTTCAGCCTGTTCCTCTGGTGTAGATGAAGATGCATACTCATCTGTATCAATATTGCTCTCCTGGGAAACAGCATTCAATGCAACTGACTTGTCCTTGTTGCCACAAGCAGGAGTACTGTTAGTAATGTTACAGTGCTCATTCTCAGCAGCAGTTTTCAAACGAGAACAAAGTTCTTCCACCAGGCTCTCCAAGTCATAGCGCTGccaataatgaaaataaccaaAATAATCAGTTAAATGCTCTTTTAAGACATACCTTCTTGGCAAATTCAAAAATGCTTTCAGAGATTGCACACTTGACAACCCTGTAC includes:
- the LOC139762369 gene encoding uncharacterized protein isoform X3, which codes for MKLVRCEWPPSLVVEWLCGELEERGIPGPTYAHTLLSLLHHHYCPHPAPTTPISATTCSGNASGRYHHPLSRRHLDDFDLRDLDLDDLLGHTTHPDADLPDLSSFTPQQRGGSRRARKRHKVRQKHRILTSEELQKVAALQCLMSASDERYDLESLVEELCSRLKTAAENEHCNITNSTPACGNKDKSVALNAVSQESNIDTDEYASSSTPEEQAEKYYAAFPPLSGSSKENCFCAKPWKSGDALCSCVWEGQKSSIFAHNEAIQTNSTKMPRTHRKKCREKEKKEIEAKFDGIVSHEGSRRHHVSFTWHAALKHKEAKLNESYDTDSASEPERGVERRRKKFMGPLLDEDIGEGYIGDTSSRESSEDRDKSDDLEKSRDDKLGKTSGSLGLEKEKMSQEEWECMGDLLLGASDNEGNSLQGGGGSRLFERGSTSGGTSGSSSDVETQEAESVRQLERKISDTVAQVWGQAGEPLCYGRGEHVWDPPAVEEMALYTTIWGFNIPEQHENHDSISIEHSHGNKVIQEPVIPTNDGWHQNHTWRAFNPITEEAALLCSISSRSPHDNLKENSLKDANTLLHLHNSLEKSIWSDCNANDISANEGTLPLCMDDQIGNSLESYKEEEGKCHTTEELENKLCESFLQMGIENLWESTLGLESVFAELSISNSNLDYVSENNSFEEVVHDSHTDSEHEKMMALVEDVCKSYESQEEAAPDTSAVKQMPSGPRGPQADLRHTENSGFSMVIPRGKSVEPIPSLEQLPESLLLSSGSNSASHIGVFENIDALPPAQEEENLLTSPRTHFRPIRQDSIGSMADDHYEDGTMFIVNSERPDLPFQRTSSGALFLESDLLEGSPKKYMVYKEPAPKVIQVEEEKEVAAHESYTAIALIPKFKVVNNEKFCQTEEESLTGGLQSLRINVEKLAPYGKLCLTDRFVCKEEEQEPDVFEFQQQDFPDSSNLASIWKSGLQPSEPTYSRNIWQIQVEQDREDGWPHLGELEGGGIPGGAWLEREGEGATGWSSEGHFEPPPDESNISRKSEAVVIPTSLASLWHQSSSPSSPTIPATMPSLHALWTGLTACATEESDLDTSRANMYIITNPTTHIPGKFHDNCHLMSALNELGPWKHIDSVEKSGNSRKEQIWSENSLLSNQQNLHSDDIQKRNVTLSANVDAPGVCTELRLEVDQEADELLGAVHAQTTSSQPLHPGVPALVSDGHSPRPLHERLKKCSSGNPVSKTADSSIPLCKAKIMVHEDTEREDLDDLAPGWELNDGFEWGPQAAGAHDMEDGRDGLGDDEDCEGGEVLIYESDGTTYTIPVEYLDDSLYDQIFGASDPTTQRLGGSLPDLPSGHPTAIRFSSELEEEWKRSGIPYKVQLPRKPRPGRWLPPSRRPCTFFMEGSCRRSDCKFSHDLASITCRRRRRNKSEGAAYSEGEKLDHHSSSFEIDSEMDFPTLGSSCESKMGFVDERSCMISSIGSNSGHPTATRKKKRKFITITKNVLGEVKNAEADRAIRRITRRERRRRHTEATADTTDHTPTSTSNEPPPPQRNLRKTKRHRATASGHDDGTVSDY
- the LOC139762369 gene encoding uncharacterized protein isoform X2 → MKLVRCEWPPSLVVEWLCGELEERGIPGPTYAHTLLSLLHHHYCPHPAPTTPISATTCSGNASGRYHHPLSRRHLDDFDLRDLDLDDLLGHTTHPDADLPDLSSFTPQQRGGSRRARKRHKVRQKHRILTSEELQKVAALQCLMSASDERYDLESLVEELCSRLKTAAENEHCNITNSTPACGNKDKSVALNAVSQESNIDTDEYASSSTPEEQAEKYYAAFPPLSGSSKENCFCAKPWKSGDALCSCVWEGQKSSIFAHNEAIQTNSTKMPRTHRKKCREKEKKEIEAKFDGIVSHEGSRRHHVSFTWHAALKHKEAKLNESYDTDSASEPERGVERRRKKFMGPLLDEDIGEGYIGDTSSRESSEDRDKSDDLEKSRDDKLGKTSGSLGLEKEKMSQEEWECMGDLLLGASDNEGNSLQGGGGSRLFERGSTSGGTSGSSSDVETQEAESVRQLERKISDTVAQVWGQAGEPLCYGRGEHVWDPPAVEEMALYTTIWGFNIPEQHENHDSISIEHSHGNKVIQEPVIPTNDGWHQNHTWRAFNPITEEAALLCSISSRSPHDNLKENSLKDANTLLHLHNSLEKSIWSDCNANDISANEGTLPLCMDDQIGNSLESYKEEEGKCHTTEELENKLCESFLQMGIENLWESTLGLESVFAELSISNSNLDYVSENNSFEEVVHDSHTDSEHEKMMALVEDVCKSYESQEEAAPDTSAVKQMPSGPRGPQADLRHTENSGFSMVIPRGKSVEPIPSLEQLPESLLLSSGSNSASHIGVFENIDALPPAQEEENLLTSPRTHFRPIRQDSIGSMADDHYEDGTMFIVNSERPDLPFQRTSSGALFLESDLLEGSPKKYMVYKEPAPKVIQVEEEKEVAAHESYTAIALIPKFKVVNNEKFCQTEEESLTGGLQSLRINVEKLAPYGKLCLTDRFVCKEEEQEPDVFEFQQQDFPDSSNLASIWKSGLQPSEPTYSRNIWQIQVEQDREDGWPHLGELEGGGIPGGAWLEREGEGATGWSSEGHFEPPPDESNISRKSEAVVIPTSLASLWHQSSSPSSPTIPATMPSLHALWTGLTACATEESDLDTSRANMYIITNPTTHIPGKFHDNCHLMSALNELGPWKHIDSVEKSGNSRKEQIWSENSLLSNQQNLHSDDIQKRNVTLSANVDAPGVCTELRLEVDQEADELLGAVHAQTTSSQPLHPGVPALVSDGHSPRPLHERLKKCSSGNPVSKTADSSIPLCKAKIMVHEDTEREDLDDLAPGWELNDGFEWGPQAAGAHDMEDGRDGLGDDEDCEGGEVLIYESDGTTYTIPVEYLDDSLYDQIFGASDPTTQRLGGSLPDLPSGHPTAIRFSSELEEEWKRSGIPYKVQLPRKPRPGRWLPPSRRPCTFFMEGSCRRSDCKFSHDLASITCRFWEEGSCLKGITCPFLHGYPLRRRRNKSEGAAYSEGEKLDHHSSSFEIDSEMDFPTLGSSCESKMGFVDERSCMISSIGSNSGHPTATRKKKRKFITITKNVKNAEADRAIRRITRRERRRRHTEATADTTDHTPTSTSNEPPPPQRNLRKTKRHRATASGHDDGTVSDY
- the LOC139762369 gene encoding uncharacterized protein isoform X1, with the translated sequence MKLVRCEWPPSLVVEWLCGELEERGIPGPTYAHTLLSLLHHHYCPHPAPTTPISATTCSGNASGRYHHPLSRRHLDDFDLRDLDLDDLLGHTTHPDADLPDLSSFTPQQRGGSRRARKRHKVRQKHRILTSEELQKVAALQCLMSASDERYDLESLVEELCSRLKTAAENEHCNITNSTPACGNKDKSVALNAVSQESNIDTDEYASSSTPEEQAEKYYAAFPPLSGSSKENCFCAKPWKSGDALCSCVWEGQKSSIFAHNEAIQTNSTKMPRTHRKKCREKEKKEIEAKFDGIVSHEGSRRHHVSFTWHAALKHKEAKLNESYDTDSASEPERGVERRRKKFMGPLLDEDIGEGYIGDTSSRESSEDRDKSDDLEKSRDDKLGKTSGSLGLEKEKMSQEEWECMGDLLLGASDNEGNSLQGGGGSRLFERGSTSGGTSGSSSDVETQEAESVRQLERKISDTVAQVWGQAGEPLCYGRGEHVWDPPAVEEMALYTTIWGFNIPEQHENHDSISIEHSHGNKVIQEPVIPTNDGWHQNHTWRAFNPITEEAALLCSISSRSPHDNLKENSLKDANTLLHLHNSLEKSIWSDCNANDISANEGTLPLCMDDQIGNSLESYKEEEGKCHTTEELENKLCESFLQMGIENLWESTLGLESVFAELSISNSNLDYVSENNSFEEVVHDSHTDSEHEKMMALVEDVCKSYESQEEAAPDTSAVKQMPSGPRGPQADLRHTENSGFSMVIPRGKSVEPIPSLEQLPESLLLSSGSNSASHIGVFENIDALPPAQEEENLLTSPRTHFRPIRQDSIGSMADDHYEDGTMFIVNSERPDLPFQRTSSGALFLESDLLEGSPKKYMVYKEPAPKVIQVEEEKEVAAHESYTAIALIPKFKVVNNEKFCQTEEESLTGGLQSLRINVEKLAPYGKLCLTDRFVCKEEEQEPDVFEFQQQDFPDSSNLASIWKSGLQPSEPTYSRNIWQIQVEQDREDGWPHLGELEGGGIPGGAWLEREGEGATGWSSEGHFEPPPDESNISRKSEAVVIPTSLASLWHQSSSPSSPTIPATMPSLHALWTGLTACATEESDLDTSRANMYIITNPTTHIPGKFHDNCHLMSALNELGPWKHIDSVEKSGNSRKEQIWSENSLLSNQQNLHSDDIQKRNVTLSANVDAPGVCTELRLEVDQEADELLGAVHAQTTSSQPLHPGVPALVSDGHSPRPLHERLKKCSSGNPVSKTADSSIPLCKAKIMVHEDTEREDLDDLAPGWELNDGFEWGPQAAGAHDMEDGRDGLGDDEDCEGGEVLIYESDGTTYTIPVEYLDDSLYDQIFGASDPTTQRLGGSLPDLPSGHPTAIRFSSELEEEWKRSGIPYKVQLPRKPRPGRWLPPSRRPCTFFMEGSCRRSDCKFSHDLASITCRFWEEGSCLKGITCPFLHGYPLRRRRNKSEGAAYSEGEKLDHHSSSFEIDSEMDFPTLGSSCESKMGFVDERSCMISSIGSNSGHPTATRKKKRKFITITKNVLGEVKNAEADRAIRRITRRERRRRHTEATADTTDHTPTSTSNEPPPPQRNLRKTKRHRATASGHDDGTVSDY